The proteins below are encoded in one region of Fervidicoccaceae archaeon:
- a CDS encoding HAD-IIB family hydrolase, with product MPKPTLIFTDVDRTLLGPRGELDSLRSLLEKLRLLGVPVIPVTSRTSGEVLLLMRSLPLGFVGRARVAVVESGGAILLSRELAWLSAKASRNPTLPSDFAEVPLARPLIEIDKLLDELLAEADCVDAIRFSKAEAREIARETGMKLEEAELAKTRRYDEALILKDPACRRRFRLLALKAGLEVLEGVKIIHVGSGIGKGRALAFLLRNLLLLEKKPLVVCLGDSEADRPMLESCDVSVLVPWPDGSYRADLKKAVYIKSPFPASLGWAWTLEKLVLPRIT from the coding sequence TTGCCCAAGCCTACGCTGATCTTCACCGACGTAGACAGGACTCTGTTGGGGCCTAGAGGAGAGCTAGACTCTCTTCGGAGCCTCTTAGAGAAGCTGCGCCTCCTCGGAGTGCCCGTGATCCCTGTGACCAGCAGGACCTCGGGGGAAGTTCTGTTGCTAATGAGAAGTTTACCCTTAGGATTCGTTGGGAGAGCTCGCGTGGCCGTGGTAGAGTCGGGGGGAGCGATACTTCTTTCGAGAGAGCTCGCGTGGCTCTCCGCCAAAGCGTCGAGGAACCCTACGCTACCGTCCGACTTCGCGGAGGTCCCACTGGCGAGGCCTCTGATCGAGATCGACAAGCTACTCGACGAGCTCCTGGCCGAAGCCGATTGCGTAGACGCGATCAGGTTCAGCAAAGCCGAGGCGAGAGAGATAGCCAGGGAAACGGGGATGAAGCTCGAGGAGGCGGAGCTCGCAAAAACACGGAGATACGATGAGGCGCTAATACTTAAGGACCCTGCGTGTCGGAGGAGGTTCCGCCTGTTGGCTCTTAAGGCGGGTTTGGAAGTCCTAGAAGGAGTCAAGATAATACACGTCGGCTCAGGCATAGGGAAAGGGAGGGCTCTCGCGTTTCTGTTGAGGAACCTTCTGCTCCTGGAGAAGAAACCTCTCGTAGTCTGCCTCGGGGACTCCGAGGCCGATCGACCCATGCTTGAGAGCTGCGACGTCTCAGTTCTAGTCCCGTGGCCGGATGGGAGCTACCGTGCTGACTTGAAGAAAGCGGTCTACATCAAGAGCCCCTTCCCCGCATCGCTCGGCTGGGCGTGGACTCTCGAGAAGCTCGTTCTACCGCGGATCACGTGA
- a CDS encoding HAD hydrolase family protein, translating to MDEKLKFIEVVAADIDGTITRDRSGYELSIESIAASRLLRLAGLDFVLVTANSLPVALGLGRYLGASGVVAENGCVVARVEPSSARDVVVECEASAIDVAREAALAHPEALRESWQNIYRECDAALIAEKSTSLGAVVELVERFLKGRGLSGRYKISASGYAVHITPRDCSKALGLKKYLELVGLSLENAMCIADSAMDVDFIAACGVAVAVSNSDDELKKVAHWVTDSPSARGFLEAIERLIEFKLSVLRQSPFGRSR from the coding sequence TTGGACGAAAAGCTGAAGTTCATCGAGGTAGTAGCAGCTGACATAGACGGGACCATTACGAGGGACCGAAGCGGCTACGAGCTATCAATTGAAAGCATCGCGGCATCGCGCCTCCTCCGCCTAGCCGGCTTGGACTTCGTTTTGGTGACAGCGAACAGCCTTCCCGTGGCGTTAGGGCTCGGGCGCTATCTCGGCGCCTCGGGGGTCGTCGCGGAGAACGGATGCGTCGTAGCTCGAGTCGAGCCCTCGAGTGCACGCGACGTTGTCGTCGAATGCGAAGCGAGCGCTATCGATGTAGCTCGGGAGGCTGCCCTGGCTCATCCCGAAGCGCTCAGAGAGAGCTGGCAGAACATCTATCGCGAGTGCGACGCGGCTCTCATCGCGGAGAAGAGTACCAGCCTCGGTGCAGTCGTCGAACTCGTCGAGAGGTTTCTAAAAGGTCGCGGACTCTCCGGGCGTTATAAAATCTCGGCGAGCGGCTACGCGGTGCACATCACGCCGCGCGACTGCTCGAAGGCGCTAGGTCTCAAAAAGTACTTGGAGCTCGTCGGCTTGAGCTTGGAGAATGCCATGTGCATAGCCGACAGCGCCATGGATGTGGACTTCATAGCGGCTTGCGGGGTAGCCGTAGCGGTCTCGAACTCAGATGATGAGCTGAAGAAGGTGGCCCACTGGGTTACCGATTCACCCAGTGCTCGCGGATTCCTTGAGGCAATTGAGCGGCTGATCGAATTTAAGCTGTCGGTGCTCCGACAGAGCCCCTTCGGCCGGTCGCGTTAA
- a CDS encoding homoserine kinase, whose product MKLFSACTRAPASIANLGCLFDVAALAVDAYWDVACLELLENDVPRVELEVRGEWAGGLPSREKNLAYLSLLELSRELGLDLSRLLVKLRLEKGVPIARGLGSSAATIAAVASLVAHATEAAEDRRKLVALCGRLEGLLGGSPHYDNVAAALLGGLVVLGEVRSGRPNPVRVPWPEDLVVVIATPLDPLDYEEGEGLGKTGVMRSILPSSIELGEVVEMVSCAASFVEGLRRGDLALVGRAVSCGGPIEKARAKFVRGYWELKEGALKRGALGFNLSGAGPSVFALASRERAEEVADEILSKWSRYYSSIEVRLTRPAEGALSEHRQLKFDQPLNCLKESASTG is encoded by the coding sequence TTGAAGTTATTCTCCGCCTGCACGCGAGCTCCTGCATCTATCGCGAACTTGGGATGCCTCTTCGACGTAGCCGCGCTCGCCGTGGACGCGTACTGGGACGTGGCATGTCTCGAGCTGCTTGAGAACGACGTTCCTCGCGTCGAGCTTGAAGTGAGAGGCGAATGGGCCGGGGGGCTCCCGTCGCGTGAGAAGAATTTGGCTTATCTCTCTTTGCTAGAGCTCTCTCGAGAGCTGGGGCTCGATCTTTCTCGACTGCTCGTCAAACTCCGTTTAGAGAAGGGCGTGCCGATAGCGCGAGGGCTCGGGTCGTCTGCTGCCACAATAGCGGCTGTTGCCTCCCTCGTAGCTCACGCCACCGAAGCGGCGGAGGATCGCCGCAAGCTCGTAGCACTTTGCGGGAGACTCGAGGGGCTTCTCGGCGGGAGCCCCCATTACGACAATGTAGCAGCCGCCTTGCTCGGAGGTCTCGTCGTCTTGGGAGAAGTCAGATCGGGTAGGCCAAATCCTGTGAGAGTGCCCTGGCCCGAGGACCTAGTAGTGGTGATCGCGACTCCGCTTGACCCCCTCGACTATGAGGAGGGCGAGGGGCTCGGGAAGACCGGCGTAATGAGGAGCATCCTGCCGAGCTCTATAGAGCTCGGCGAGGTCGTCGAGATGGTGAGTTGCGCAGCCTCGTTCGTCGAGGGCCTTAGGCGTGGAGACTTGGCTCTCGTCGGCAGGGCCGTGAGCTGCGGAGGTCCAATAGAGAAGGCCCGAGCCAAATTCGTGCGCGGCTACTGGGAGCTCAAGGAGGGAGCTCTTAAGCGTGGAGCCTTAGGCTTCAACTTGAGCGGAGCAGGCCCCTCCGTCTTCGCGCTCGCAAGCAGGGAGAGGGCAGAGGAGGTGGCGGACGAGATCCTCTCGAAGTGGTCGAGGTACTATTCTTCGATAGAGGTGAGGTTAACGCGACCGGCCGAAGGGGCTCTGTCGGAGCACCGACAGCTTAAATTCGATCAGCCGCTCAATTGCCTCAAGGAATCCGCGAGCACTGGGTGA
- a CDS encoding DHHA1 domain-containing protein codes for MDSARPEGIISHWDIDGLASAVLVARYLNVDPSNIRLSSTGSVEKFVKELFKAGVGRIFVLDLNPDAEALREILKRARSRGRGLVIIDHHEWPIDLLELASSLPNVKLVVDPTASCTAELVKRELLHGALLDEFHDILVRMAIDDDSFSNKLPLTPKWRVLLRWEGWDLRYRALEAWLDGILWPDWAEEKHEKIRRDYEKLLAEAAKSSETVVLDDTVLLFAYPDQRVHPSDLHRFLEEGLKRKADLYVFIYGRGVSMRSDKFDVSTLARLMGGGGHKRAAGARLSIESAKSARDHIVSLFSRILKPKR; via the coding sequence ATGGACTCAGCGAGGCCCGAGGGCATAATATCTCATTGGGACATCGACGGCCTAGCCTCAGCCGTGCTAGTGGCCCGCTACCTCAACGTAGACCCCTCTAACATAAGGCTCTCAAGCACAGGGAGCGTGGAGAAGTTCGTCAAAGAGCTCTTCAAGGCGGGCGTAGGTCGCATCTTCGTTTTAGACCTCAACCCCGACGCAGAGGCTCTGCGCGAGATCTTGAAGAGGGCTCGCTCCCGCGGACGCGGCCTGGTTATAATAGATCACCACGAGTGGCCGATTGACCTCTTAGAGCTCGCTTCGAGCCTTCCTAATGTGAAGCTCGTCGTCGATCCCACCGCGAGTTGCACGGCTGAGTTGGTCAAGCGCGAGCTCCTTCATGGGGCTCTCCTCGACGAGTTCCACGATATCCTAGTTAGAATGGCCATAGACGATGACAGTTTCTCGAACAAGTTGCCTCTCACGCCAAAGTGGAGGGTCCTGTTGAGGTGGGAGGGGTGGGACCTCAGGTACAGGGCCCTCGAGGCGTGGCTAGATGGTATACTCTGGCCCGATTGGGCCGAAGAGAAGCACGAGAAGATCCGTAGAGACTACGAGAAGCTGCTCGCAGAGGCAGCTAAATCCTCGGAGACCGTGGTCCTTGACGACACTGTGCTGCTCTTCGCGTATCCTGATCAGAGGGTCCATCCGAGCGACCTCCACAGATTCCTCGAGGAGGGTCTGAAAAGGAAAGCCGACCTCTACGTCTTCATCTATGGCAGGGGGGTCAGCATGAGGAGCGACAAGTTCGACGTCTCGACGCTAGCTCGATTGATGGGCGGAGGAGGTCACAAGCGCGCCGCTGGGGCGAGATTAAGTATAGAGAGCGCGAAGAGTGCTAGAGACCACATAGTTTCTCTCTTCTCGAGGATATTGAAGCCGAAGAGGTGA
- a CDS encoding radical SAM protein: MLDGVALVDALAVGVERRLSTVDFIGAGPRTVAGVLEAAGVRTLIVPAEVVFEKPRVLEDFSVLFVSGMITDLPAVKRVMRIWKRRGGPIIVGGPISSAGPRLLALGADVVVFGEAEGTLVELLNKTSLLEGRVIPEELAEIRGLMFSRGGEVFFTGRRPPLSSQELASLRPSTELIRCYPRFWANRVYVEVTRGCSNARISPASLLRGRPYPGCAYCGVVATWGPSRSIPLDRIKRDIEGLIDEGVRRIVLGGSDFLDYGRGDLLEDPRHPPPNLEAVGRLLEEVFSIPEVAVGEVTVMIENLKPSTLNEEAATLLGSYLRGTSVNLGIETGDESLSKSLGRPFTVEEAIRAVSLLLREGMKPHVYLIYGLPGQTRESVEATLSLIDKLEAMGVEKITLYRFTPLPRTGLEDAEPGRPEDPLNRVLIKRVRAFNVKAKKRMIGEKLNVIVAAKLRGRYIAYPVKHGPVVEIPENDSPKEILGRRAKVLITDIVTDRMLRGSVITVGRPVAREDIWTRFLGSERASLPPEPSDRTRELKRRRPIRGHDARTRGGVRRT, from the coding sequence TTGCTAGACGGTGTCGCCTTGGTCGACGCGCTGGCCGTGGGAGTCGAGAGAAGGCTCAGCACGGTCGACTTCATAGGAGCGGGTCCCAGGACCGTGGCGGGGGTGCTCGAGGCCGCGGGAGTGCGCACGCTAATCGTGCCGGCAGAGGTGGTGTTTGAGAAGCCGAGAGTCCTCGAAGATTTCTCGGTTCTCTTCGTGAGCGGTATGATCACGGACCTACCTGCCGTCAAAAGAGTCATGAGAATCTGGAAGAGGCGCGGAGGGCCCATAATAGTTGGAGGCCCCATCTCGAGCGCGGGACCTCGGCTTCTCGCTCTCGGAGCCGATGTCGTCGTTTTCGGCGAGGCCGAGGGCACGCTAGTCGAGCTCCTTAACAAGACGAGCCTGCTTGAGGGTCGAGTTATTCCTGAGGAGTTAGCGGAGATACGCGGCCTGATGTTCTCGCGCGGAGGAGAGGTCTTCTTCACGGGCAGGAGGCCCCCCCTCTCTTCTCAGGAGCTCGCCTCGTTACGGCCATCGACCGAGCTGATAAGATGTTATCCGCGCTTCTGGGCCAACCGCGTCTACGTGGAGGTCACGCGGGGTTGCAGTAATGCGAGGATCTCCCCGGCCTCACTGCTGCGGGGTCGCCCCTATCCCGGTTGCGCCTACTGCGGAGTAGTAGCCACGTGGGGCCCCTCTAGGAGCATCCCTCTCGATAGAATAAAGCGAGACATCGAGGGGCTGATCGATGAGGGGGTCAGGCGCATAGTGCTTGGAGGCTCCGACTTCCTTGATTACGGGCGAGGGGATCTTCTCGAGGACCCTCGCCATCCTCCCCCTAATCTCGAGGCAGTGGGGAGGCTGCTGGAGGAGGTATTCTCCATCCCCGAGGTCGCAGTCGGCGAAGTAACCGTGATGATCGAGAACCTCAAACCGTCTACGCTCAACGAGGAGGCGGCCACGCTGCTCGGGTCGTACCTCAGGGGCACCTCAGTCAATTTGGGTATCGAGACCGGGGACGAATCGCTGTCGAAGAGCTTAGGCAGACCCTTCACCGTGGAGGAAGCCATCAGGGCGGTGAGCTTGTTGCTGCGAGAGGGCATGAAGCCCCACGTCTACTTGATCTATGGGTTGCCGGGACAGACTCGAGAATCCGTCGAGGCTACGCTCTCGCTAATCGATAAGCTCGAGGCTATGGGCGTCGAGAAGATAACTCTCTACAGATTTACGCCCTTGCCTCGCACCGGACTAGAAGACGCCGAACCAGGGAGACCCGAGGATCCTCTAAACAGAGTGCTCATAAAGAGGGTGCGCGCTTTCAACGTTAAGGCTAAGAAGAGAATGATTGGCGAGAAGCTGAATGTGATCGTAGCGGCTAAACTGAGAGGCCGTTACATCGCGTATCCCGTCAAGCACGGCCCTGTCGTAGAGATCCCAGAAAACGACTCACCCAAAGAGATCTTGGGACGCCGCGCGAAGGTCCTGATCACCGATATCGTCACGGATAGAATGCTAAGGGGTAGCGTGATTACCGTGGGAAGGCCTGTCGCGAGAGAAGACATTTGGACTCGCTTTCTCGGGAGCGAGCGCGCATCGCTCCCACCCGAACCATCAGACCGGACTCGTGAGTTGAAGAGAAGACGCCCTATTCGAGGACACGACGCGCGAACTCGCGGAGGAGTAAGGAGAACTTAA
- a CDS encoding 30S ribosomal protein S30e, whose amino-acid sequence MVKPVPSHGSLTKAGKVRSQTPKIPSKGRKNKPPRVRNKLEYIVRVLSPRGERVEMI is encoded by the coding sequence ATGGTGAAGCCCGTGCCCAGTCACGGCTCTCTAACGAAGGCTGGAAAGGTGAGAAGTCAGACTCCGAAAATTCCGTCCAAGGGGAGGAAGAATAAGCCCCCGAGAGTGAGGAACAAGCTAGAGTACATCGTGAGAGTGCTATCGCCTCGAGGCGAGAGAGTCGAGATGATTTAG
- the gatD gene encoding Glu-tRNA(Gln) amidotransferase subunit GatD — translation MLRPGARVRIRTKKGLTLEGLVLPRYELYSKEHITLKLDNGYNVGVKLEDIVEVNPIESRPSVGSAYGEVIAELPKVAKELPEVLVVGTGGTIASRIDYETGGVKPTLSAEELMRALPELAEIARLETISLFNILSENMEPRLWSELAERILDELEKGDAAGIVVTHGTDTMAYTAAALSFALRRLPAPIALVGAQRSSDRPSSDAALNMLSAVLYALSDFGEVAVVMHGEIGDTYALAHRGVRVRKMHASRRDAFQSIGSRPLAKIFPLEKRVMPLRSDYARRAPRGLLEARTRFEEKVALVKYYPGMSSELLDFLVDRGYRGVVIEGTGMGHVAERLVPSVRRAVEQGTVVVVATQCIFGSVDLYVYSTGRKLLEAGAMPAGNMLAETAYVKLSWLLGNLNDEREVVALFRENLVGEYEPRELTSYFPRWDHG, via the coding sequence TTGCTAAGGCCCGGAGCTCGCGTTAGGATACGCACAAAGAAGGGGCTCACGCTCGAGGGCCTCGTCCTGCCCAGGTACGAGCTCTACTCGAAGGAACATATCACGCTGAAGCTTGACAATGGCTACAATGTGGGAGTCAAGCTCGAGGATATCGTGGAGGTGAACCCCATTGAGTCGCGCCCGAGTGTCGGTTCAGCTTACGGAGAGGTGATAGCCGAGCTGCCGAAAGTAGCGAAGGAATTGCCCGAAGTCCTCGTCGTGGGGACGGGGGGCACGATAGCGAGCAGAATAGACTACGAGACCGGCGGCGTGAAGCCAACCCTCTCTGCAGAGGAGTTGATGCGAGCTCTGCCCGAGCTCGCGGAGATAGCGCGACTCGAGACGATCTCTCTCTTTAACATACTTAGTGAGAACATGGAGCCGAGGCTCTGGAGCGAGCTAGCCGAGCGCATACTCGATGAGCTGGAGAAAGGCGATGCGGCCGGCATAGTCGTGACGCACGGGACCGACACTATGGCCTACACGGCGGCGGCTCTGAGCTTCGCGCTTCGGCGGCTCCCTGCGCCGATAGCGTTAGTGGGTGCGCAGAGAAGCAGCGACAGGCCCAGCAGCGATGCCGCCCTGAATATGCTGTCTGCTGTACTCTATGCGTTGAGCGACTTCGGCGAGGTCGCAGTAGTAATGCATGGGGAAATCGGAGATACGTACGCTCTGGCCCATAGGGGGGTCAGAGTGAGGAAGATGCACGCGAGCAGGAGAGACGCCTTCCAATCCATAGGCTCGAGGCCTCTAGCTAAGATATTCCCCCTGGAGAAGCGCGTGATGCCTCTACGCAGCGACTACGCGAGGAGAGCTCCCCGCGGCCTCTTAGAGGCTCGAACGCGATTCGAGGAGAAGGTGGCTCTCGTTAAGTATTATCCTGGCATGAGCTCAGAGCTCCTAGATTTCCTGGTGGACCGCGGATACCGGGGCGTGGTGATAGAGGGCACGGGGATGGGTCACGTCGCGGAGAGGCTCGTGCCTTCGGTGAGGAGAGCCGTAGAGCAGGGCACTGTGGTGGTCGTGGCCACGCAGTGCATCTTCGGCTCGGTCGACCTCTACGTCTATAGCACTGGGCGCAAGCTCTTAGAGGCCGGCGCTATGCCGGCCGGCAACATGCTGGCCGAGACCGCTTACGTGAAGCTCTCGTGGCTCCTTGGCAACTTAAATGACGAGAGAGAGGTGGTAGCACTCTTCCGAGAGAATCTCGTTGGCGAGTACGAACCGAGAGAGCTCACATCGTATTTCCCTCGATGGGACCACGGGTGA
- the gatE gene encoding Glu-tRNA(Gln) amidotransferase subunit GatE — protein sequence MDFRALGLRVGLEIHQQLATRSKLFCNCPTEAHSEGAESSFERRLRPTPSELGEVDVAAYFEWKRGRIYVYRAPEQCSCLVEADEKPPHLLNREALLVALGVAKALGAVPVDEIHVMRKIVIDGSNTTGFQRTALVAIGGSIEVGGKKIGIQTICLEEDAARKLEEGGRVAQYSLDRLGIPLVEISTAPDIETPEEAEEVALKLGQLLRLTGRVRRGIGTIRQDLNVSLRNGAKVEIKGVQELRLLSKVVRNEALRQKKLLEIREELERRGLSVNDLKYEPVDLTEALRLSGSKLVKRLLSGDGVRAFGLRLPKMRGILGVEIQPGKRFGAEVADYVRFWSGAGGLLHRDELPGYGISEEDVRRLCKALGASEEDSFVVVIDEAWRALEGLRAALERLRMAFEGVPRETRMAEPDGTTRYMRPQPGAARMYPETDVPPIVVTEELLREAEKYKPVDPGVKLRELVELYGLSWQLAEQLLLDENLQLAEELMRMFRGRVDPTLVAAMFVNTLRALRREGVPVDSLEVKHYVEALELVASGKIAKEALPMLLEALARSPGRRAEDVASELGLKALSFEELERLVDRVIEENLSLIIERGEASAKLVIGKVMTLARGRADGKIVAELVRSRIARIADSRSRAA from the coding sequence TTGGACTTCAGAGCTCTCGGTTTGAGAGTAGGGCTCGAGATACATCAACAGCTCGCCACGCGCTCAAAGCTATTCTGCAATTGTCCAACCGAAGCGCACTCCGAAGGCGCCGAGAGTTCATTTGAGCGAAGGCTCCGCCCTACTCCCAGCGAGTTGGGCGAGGTCGACGTAGCAGCGTACTTCGAGTGGAAGAGGGGCAGAATCTACGTTTACCGCGCTCCAGAGCAGTGCTCGTGCCTGGTCGAGGCCGACGAGAAGCCCCCCCACCTCCTCAATAGGGAAGCCCTGTTGGTGGCCCTGGGCGTCGCCAAGGCCCTAGGCGCTGTGCCCGTCGACGAAATACACGTCATGAGGAAGATCGTCATAGACGGCTCGAACACGACCGGCTTCCAAAGAACGGCTCTCGTGGCAATCGGCGGGAGCATAGAGGTCGGTGGCAAGAAAATCGGAATACAGACCATCTGCTTGGAGGAGGACGCGGCGAGAAAACTCGAGGAAGGAGGACGCGTAGCCCAATACTCTCTCGACAGGCTCGGCATACCTCTGGTGGAGATATCCACGGCTCCTGACATAGAGACCCCAGAGGAGGCTGAAGAGGTCGCCCTGAAGCTTGGGCAGCTCTTAAGATTGACCGGGCGCGTCAGGCGAGGGATAGGCACGATAAGACAGGACCTCAATGTGTCCTTACGAAATGGAGCTAAGGTAGAGATCAAGGGGGTCCAAGAACTTAGGCTCCTCTCTAAAGTCGTTCGCAACGAGGCGCTGAGGCAGAAGAAGCTCTTGGAGATAAGAGAAGAACTCGAGAGGAGAGGGCTCTCGGTCAACGATTTGAAATACGAGCCCGTCGATCTCACGGAAGCTCTTAGGTTGAGCGGGAGCAAGCTCGTTAAGAGGCTTCTATCTGGCGATGGAGTTAGAGCGTTCGGCCTGAGACTCCCTAAAATGAGGGGGATACTAGGCGTGGAGATTCAGCCGGGGAAGAGATTCGGGGCCGAGGTGGCCGACTACGTTAGGTTCTGGAGCGGAGCTGGCGGGTTATTGCATCGAGACGAGTTACCGGGCTACGGAATAAGCGAGGAGGATGTGCGGAGACTTTGCAAGGCTCTGGGGGCCTCCGAAGAAGACTCCTTCGTCGTGGTGATAGATGAGGCGTGGAGGGCCCTCGAGGGCTTGAGAGCGGCGCTCGAGCGCCTGAGGATGGCTTTCGAGGGAGTCCCGCGCGAGACGAGAATGGCAGAGCCGGACGGCACGACGCGCTACATGAGACCTCAGCCGGGAGCTGCCAGGATGTACCCGGAGACCGATGTGCCTCCTATAGTCGTCACGGAAGAGCTCCTGAGAGAGGCCGAGAAGTACAAGCCCGTCGACCCCGGCGTTAAGCTGAGAGAGCTCGTCGAGCTCTATGGACTGAGCTGGCAATTAGCGGAGCAGCTCCTGCTCGACGAGAACCTACAACTCGCGGAGGAGCTCATGAGGATGTTCAGAGGCAGAGTCGATCCTACTCTCGTGGCTGCTATGTTCGTCAACACTCTCAGGGCACTCCGAAGAGAGGGCGTTCCCGTAGACTCTCTAGAGGTCAAGCACTACGTAGAAGCCCTCGAGCTCGTCGCGAGCGGCAAGATCGCTAAGGAGGCTCTGCCAATGCTTCTCGAGGCCCTCGCCAGGAGCCCCGGGCGCAGAGCCGAGGACGTAGCGTCCGAGCTCGGATTGAAGGCCCTATCGTTCGAGGAACTCGAGCGACTGGTCGATAGAGTAATCGAGGAGAACTTAAGCCTTATCATAGAGCGTGGAGAAGCTAGCGCTAAACTCGTAATAGGCAAAGTGATGACTCTGGCTAGGGGCAGAGCCGACGGCAAGATCGTAGCCGAGCTCGTCAGGAGCAGAATTGCGCGCATCGCTGATTCCAGATCTCGAGCTGCCTAG
- a CDS encoding C/D box methylation guide ribonucleoprotein complex aNOP56 subunit (functions along with aFIB and aL7a; guides 2'-O-methylation of ribose to specific sites in RNAs), translating to MGKLFLLHHVVGTFLLDERGEIVKGFLAVKDIDENVEQNLKLESGSDELPASLSRVFEELSADSTYVVETEQLARLLSRRGAAGVEVDRGAEPFRRFRERVADIAVELGFVRSREEYYEYMRAFLTELARRKLRAAARRRDLLAAQSIRAIDDLDKTFNLFATRLREWYGVHFPELDEHIPKHEQYIELVYELGHRENFTIEKLERLGVPRSKAEKIAEAARNSIGADLSDFDIEPIKVMAEIALTMYNLRQRLADYVEAVMREVAPNVTALVGGLLGARLISLAGSLEDLAKLPASTIQVLGAEKALFRALRTGTKPPKHGVIFQYPEIHRSPRWQRGKIARALAGKLSIAAKVDAFTGRLVGEKLVEDLKKRIEEIKRLYPKPPLKKEVAGPLPPKKEKEKKRETRRPRR from the coding sequence TTGGGCAAGCTCTTCCTGCTACACCATGTCGTGGGGACGTTCCTGCTAGACGAGCGAGGAGAGATAGTAAAGGGTTTCCTAGCCGTTAAGGACATTGATGAGAACGTCGAGCAGAATCTGAAACTAGAGAGCGGGTCGGATGAGCTCCCCGCCTCGCTCTCGAGAGTTTTCGAGGAGCTTAGCGCAGATTCGACGTATGTCGTAGAGACAGAGCAGTTAGCTAGACTGCTTTCGAGGCGTGGCGCAGCGGGAGTAGAGGTTGACAGAGGCGCTGAGCCTTTCAGGAGGTTCCGCGAGCGCGTCGCAGATATCGCGGTGGAGCTCGGGTTCGTGAGAAGCAGAGAAGAATATTACGAGTACATGAGGGCTTTCCTAACGGAGCTCGCGCGAAGAAAGCTACGAGCTGCGGCTAGAAGGAGAGACCTGCTAGCTGCTCAGAGCATAAGGGCTATCGATGACCTCGATAAGACGTTCAATCTCTTCGCCACTAGGCTGAGAGAGTGGTATGGTGTGCACTTCCCGGAACTTGATGAGCACATTCCTAAGCACGAGCAGTACATAGAGCTCGTTTACGAGCTAGGACATCGCGAGAACTTCACGATCGAAAAGCTCGAGAGGCTTGGCGTGCCGAGATCGAAGGCCGAGAAGATAGCAGAGGCGGCTCGAAACAGCATAGGAGCGGACCTAAGCGACTTTGACATAGAGCCGATAAAGGTCATGGCTGAGATAGCTCTCACGATGTATAATCTACGTCAGCGCCTGGCGGACTACGTCGAAGCCGTTATGAGAGAAGTAGCCCCGAACGTCACGGCGCTGGTGGGAGGGCTGCTCGGCGCCAGATTAATAAGCTTGGCCGGAAGCCTCGAGGATCTCGCGAAGCTTCCGGCCAGCACTATTCAGGTCCTCGGCGCGGAGAAGGCACTCTTCCGGGCCTTGAGGACAGGCACAAAGCCACCAAAGCATGGCGTGATCTTCCAATATCCCGAGATCCACAGGAGCCCGAGGTGGCAAAGGGGAAAAATAGCCAGAGCTCTCGCCGGCAAGCTCTCCATAGCAGCCAAGGTCGACGCATTTACGGGTAGGCTCGTCGGCGAGAAGCTTGTTGAGGACCTGAAGAAGAGGATCGAGGAGATCAAGCGGCTCTACCCGAAACCCCCACTCAAGAAGGAGGTCGCAGGACCTCTGCCTCCTAAGAAGGAGAAGGAAAAGAAGAGAGAGACAAGAAGACCGCGTAGGTGA
- a CDS encoding fibrillarin-like rRNA/tRNA 2'-O-methyltransferase — MSLPVRVSEHPLNRHIYVVELEDGSSKLATLNMVPGKRVYGEKLYNIAGNEYREWVPYRSKLAAAILRGIRSVPLREGDKVLYLGAAAGTTVSHVSDVVGKSGRVYGVEFAPRVMRDFLLVVRDRSNVLPIFADARKPWEYAHLLELVDVLYVDVAQPEQASLTADNAHHFLKPGGKLFFAIKARSIDVTQEPTEVYKREIDTLKRGGFEIIDVVHLEPYDKDHAMVLAEYRG, encoded by the coding sequence GTGAGCCTCCCCGTGAGGGTCTCAGAGCACCCGCTCAATAGGCACATATACGTTGTGGAGTTGGAAGACGGTAGCTCGAAGCTGGCTACGCTCAATATGGTTCCTGGTAAGAGAGTCTACGGCGAGAAGCTCTACAACATCGCCGGCAACGAGTATAGAGAGTGGGTTCCGTATAGGAGCAAGCTCGCGGCTGCTATACTCCGCGGCATAAGGAGCGTTCCGCTGAGAGAGGGCGACAAGGTCCTTTACTTGGGAGCGGCAGCTGGCACCACGGTGAGTCACGTAAGTGACGTGGTCGGCAAGAGCGGGAGAGTCTACGGCGTGGAGTTCGCCCCTAGAGTAATGAGAGATTTCCTGCTCGTAGTGCGTGATAGAAGCAACGTGCTCCCCATATTCGCTGATGCGAGAAAGCCGTGGGAGTATGCGCATCTCCTAGAGCTCGTCGATGTCCTCTACGTGGATGTAGCACAGCCCGAACAGGCCTCTCTGACCGCAGACAACGCTCACCACTTCTTGAAGCCCGGCGGTAAATTGTTCTTCGCTATAAAGGCGAGGAGCATAGATGTGACGCAGGAGCCGACGGAGGTCTATAAGCGCGAGATCGATACGCTGAAGCGCGGAGGCTTCGAGATAATCGACGTGGTTCACTTAGAGCCTTACGACAAGGACCACGCCATGGTCCTCGCGGAGTATCGGGGATGA